From Carya illinoinensis cultivar Pawnee chromosome 5, C.illinoinensisPawnee_v1, whole genome shotgun sequence, one genomic window encodes:
- the LOC122309054 gene encoding putative gamma-glutamylcyclotransferase At3g02910 gives MVAEERMQDERRSLIFTYGTLKRGFSNHTLMQELMRTGDAAFIGTVRTTEKYPLVCGPYRVPFLLDIPGCGQRVHGELYAVSIKGLARMDELEGTGRGHYERLPILLELEPRDNADGRISGAFSMPCGAEGMTSAEAYYGHRNYAMELWMKNGKKGLSAYTERETKGYVKRKDRPQHLTFLDHIQHFLSSSPSD, from the coding sequence ATGGTTGCAGAAGAGAGGATGCAGGACGAGCGCCGAAGCCTCATATTCACCTACGGGACGCTGAAGCGTGGGTTCTCCAACCACACTCTAATGCAGGAGCTGATGCGAACCGGAGACGCCGCCTTTATCGGTACCGTCCGCACCACGGAAAAATACCCGCTGGTATGCGGGCCCTACCGGGTCCCCTTCCTCCTTGACATCCCCGGCTGCGGCCAGCGCGTCCACGGCGAGCTCTACGCGGTTTCGATTAAGGGATTGGCGAGGATGGACGAATTGGAGGGCACCGGTCGCGGTCACTACGAGAGGCTCCCCATTCTGTTAGAGTTAGAGCCCCGTGATAACGCCGATGGCCGGATCAGTGGTGCTTTTAGCATGCCGTGCGGCGCCGAGGGGATGACGAGCGCCGAGGCGTACTACGGGCACAGGAACTACGCGATGGAGCTGTGGATGAAGAATGGGAAGAAGGGATTGAGCGCTTATACGGAGAGGGAGACCAAGGGTTATGTGAAGCGGAAGGATAGGCCTCAGCACCTCACCTTTCTCGATCACATTCAACACTTTCtgtcttcctctccctccgatTGA
- the LOC122310348 gene encoding uncharacterized protein LOC122310348, with translation MEEEELSRRWENLSLSKEENTVFVASPDEAMKEGMHGKRCIVGGVLTEKGFNFEAFRMTMSQIWRLEGWVKFKDMGDFRFLIEFQLLEDKERVLGGRPWFFDRNLVSLQELEESTPLTAVHFQFEPFWVQLHGLPLAVMNADFGSKFASSIGHVIRVEADSEGRAWGKCLRVRMAVDLTKPLLRGKWLQLDNKKHWIHMKYERLQSFCFHCGILYHRTKGCQAQRGAYQGGTWTEAPNHGKVPAQELSTEFPNKEEAETKKPKAQPTCSTFGNIQKGEDPTAPLEDGLSDFEMVSGFHANIPEGRAAMVDQHQRKHDPGISTSVSTPKHFISPLKSPPQVQHVCASSEMSKERPDELLKTRATWKRRAREAHQGEPIMLGMLTRNRRKRGPTNQADEVTPDRKKRANLGLGTKGFNPELVEAAMQPHQQQ, from the exons ATGGAAGAAGAGGAACTCTCTCGTCGTTGGGAGAATCTCTCACTATCAAAAGAGGAAAATACAGTATTTGTGGCTTCTCCTGATGAAGCTATGAAGGAAGGCATGCATGGAAAACGATGCATAGTAGGAGGGGTCTTGACTGAGAAAGGTTTCAACTTTGAAGCTTTCAGAATGACAATGTCTCAAATATGGAGACTTGAGGGATGGGTGAAGTTCAAGGATATGGGCGACTTCCGTTTCTTAATAGAATTCCAGCTTCTTGAAGATAAGGAACGTGTCTTGGGTGGTCGTCCATGGTTCTTCGACAGGAACCTAGTCTCCCTTCAAGAACTAGAAGAATCTACCCCACTCACTGCGGTGCATTTTCAGTTTGAACCTTTCTGGGTCCAACTGCATGGCCTGCCGCTGGCTGTTATGAATGCAGACTTTGGAAGCAAGTTTGCTTCATCGATTGGTCATGTGATCCGTGTGGAAGCTGACTCGGAAGGAAGAGCATGGGGCAAGTGCCTACGGGTCCGAATGGCAGTGGACTTGACCAAACCTCTGCTTCGAGGAAAATGGTTGCAGCTTGATAACAAGAAGCACTGGATTCACATGAAGTATGAGAGATTACAGTCTTTCTGCTTTCATTGTGGAATCCTATATCACAGGACAAAGGGGTGTCAAGCTCAGCGAGGGGCTTATCAGGGAG GGACCTGGACTGAGGCACCTAACCATGGAAAGGTGCCTGCTCAGGAGCTCTCCACAGAATTCCCAAATAAGGAGGAGGCAGAAACTAAGAAACCAAAAGCTCAACCTACCTGCTCCACTTTTGGAAATATCCAAAAGGGGGAGGACCCGACAGCACCTTTAGAGGATGGCTTGTCAGACTTTGAGATGGTTTCAGGTTTTCATGCTAATATACCTGAGGGGAGGGCAGCGATGGTGGACCAGCACCAGAGGAAGCATGATCCTGGCATATCGACCTCGGTTAGTACcccaaaacatttcatttccCCCCTAAAGTCTCCACCACAAGTGCAGCATGTGTGTGCTAGCTCTGAGATGTCAAAGGAAAGGCCTGATGAGCTCCTAAAGACAAGAGCCACGTGGAAAAGAAGGGCCAGGGAGGCTCACCAAGGGGAGCCCATTATGTTGGGCATGTTAACCAGaaacagaagaaaaagaggCCCAACAAACCAGGCTGATGAAGTGACACCCGACAGGAAGAAGAGAGCCAATCTTGGCCTTGGTACAAAAGGCTTTAATCCAGAGTTGGTGGAGGCTGCTATGCAGCCCCACCAACAACAATGA
- the LOC122311767 gene encoding prohibitin-1, mitochondrial isoform X1, producing MTIHFHKMNLNNVKVPKMPSGGAASTLLRLGVIGALGLYGATNSLYNVEGGHRAIMFNRIVGVKDQVYAEGTHFMIPWFDRPVIYDVRAKPHLVESTSGSRDLQMVKIGLRVLTRPVPDQLPTIYRSLGENYNERVLPSIIHETLKAVVAQYNASQLITQREAVSRNIREILTARAANFNIALDDVSITSLTFGKEFTAAIEAKQVAAQEAERAKFIVEKAEQDKKSAVIRAQGEAKSAQLIGQAIANNPAFITLRKIEAAREIAHTVSNSANKVFLSSDDLLLNLQDMNLEPTGKK from the exons ATGACAATA CATTTTCACAAAATGAATTTGAACAATGTTAAAGTTCCGAAGATGCCTAGTGGTGGTGCAGCTTCTACTTTGCTTAGGCTAGGAGTTATTGGTGCACTAGGTTTGTACGGTGCTACCAACAGTCTCTACAATGTTGAGGGAGGGCATCGAGCCATCATGTTCAATCGTATAGTTGGTGTCAAAGACCAG GTTTATGCTGAAGGGACACACTTTATGATTCCATGGTTTGATAGGCCAGTGATCTATGATGTCCGTGCAAAACCCCATCTAGTGGAGAGTACTTCTGGGAGCCGTGACCTCCAGATG GTTAAAATCGGGCTTCGAGTTCTAACCCGTCCTGTGCCAGACCAGTTACCGACAATTTATCGAAGCCTTGGTGAGAATTATAACGAAAGGGTCCTGCCTTCAATTATTCATGAAACTTTGAAAGCTGTTGTTGCTCAGTATAACGCCAGCCAACTTATTACTCAAAGAGAG GCTGTTAGTAGGAATATTCGGGAAATTTTGACTGCAAGAGCAGCCAATTTCAATATTGCGTTGGATGATGTTTCAATCACAAGCTTAACTTTTGGGAAGGAGTTCACAGCTGCAATTGAAGCCAAACAGGTGGCTGCACAAGAAGCTGAGAGGGCTAAATTTATTGTCGAAAAAGCTGAACAAGACAAGAAAAGTGCTGTTATCAGAGCACAG GGTGAGGCCAAGAGTGCACAGCTCATCGGTCAAGCAATTGCCAATAATCCAGCATTCATCACTCTCAGGAAGATTGAAGCTGCCAGAGAAATTGCACATACCGTCTCGAATTCAGCCAACAAAGTTTTCCTGAGTTCGGATGATTTGTTGCTGAACCTTCAGGATATGAATTTGGAGCCTACTGGgaagaaataa
- the LOC122310349 gene encoding uncharacterized protein LOC122310349: protein FLVRREVRLWTFKPKISTFHTSIPNPSHPIHYPPLQKVPHFSFLPFSEEKYTEKKLFFLPPKLAIDDQESAIRDIRPKSRRIMGGGVLDDDDDKNKWPPWLQPLLQTSFFVHCKIHADSHKSECNMYCLDCMNGALCSLCLTSHRDHRAIQIRRSSYHDVIRVSEIQKYLDITGVQTYIINSARIVFLNERPQPRPGKGVTNTCQVCERSLLDSFSFCSLGCKIVGTSKSFRKKKMCMESTEGSDTEGSLNGIGNGHVKSKVRSFTPSTPPPTAASYRTAKRRKGVPHRSPMGGLIIEY, encoded by the exons tttttggttcgGAGAGAGGTTCGGTTGTGGACTTTTAAGCCTAAGATAAGCACATTCCACACCTCCATCCCTAACCCATCCCACCCCATCCACTACCCACCACTACAAAAAGTGCCCCACTTCTCTTTCCTTCCTTTCTCTGAAGAAAAGTATACAGAGAAAAAGCTCTTTTTTCTGCCTCCAAAACTGGCCATAGATGATCAAGAATCCGCCATAAGAGACATCAGACCCAAAAGCAGAAGAATCATG GGAGGAGGAGTtttagatgatgatgatgataaaaacAAGTGGCCGCCATGGCTGCAGCCTCTTCTCCAAACAAGCTTCTTTGTTCATTGCAAGATTCACGCAGATTCTCACAAGAGTGAATGCAATATGTACTGCCTGGACTGCATGAATGGAGCCCTTTGTTCTCTTTGCCTGACTTCTCATAGAGACCACAGGGCTATTCAG ATACGGAGGTCGTCATATCATGATGTGATAAGGGTGTCTGAGATTCAGAAATATTTGGATATTACAGGGGTCCAGACATACATAATAAACAGTGCCAGGATTGTGTTCTTGAATGAGAGGCCTCAGCCTAGGCCTGGTAAAGGTGTCACCAATACCTGCCAAGTCTGCGAGCGCAGCCTCCTTGATTCCTTCAGTTTCTGCTCCCTTGGCTGCAAG ATAGTTGGGACATCAAAGAGTTTccggaaaaagaaaatgtgcaTGGAGTCTACAGAAGGGTCAGACACTGAAGGATCATTGAATGGCATTGGCAATGGGCATGTGAAAAGCAAAGTTCGAAGCTTTACACCATCAACACCACCTCCAACGGCTGCGAGTTACAGAACTGCCAAGAGGAGGAAGGGGGTTCCCCATAGATCTCCAATGGGAGGCCTTATTATAGAAtactaa
- the LOC122311701 gene encoding dnAJ-like protein slr0093 isoform X1 yields the protein MEGIDSSIQKDYYKVLEVDYDATEENIRLNYLRLALKWHPDKHKGDSAVTAKFQEINEAYKVLIDPDKRIDYDLTGIYEIDKYTLREYLARFKGLILTCNGLGISQSPTRTQQQLTETNELTDKYEE from the exons ATGGAAGGCATTGATAGTTCCATCCAAAAG GATTATTACAAAGTTTTAGAGGTTGATTATGATGCAACTGAGGAGAATATCAGATTAAATTACCTGAGGCTTGCACTG AAGTGGCATCCTGACAAGCACAAGGGTGACAGTGCTGTCACGGCAAAGTTCCAGGAGATCAATGAAGCTTACAAAG TGTTGATTGATCCTGATAAACGAATTGACTATGATCTAACCGGAATCTACGAGATTGATAAGTATACTTTGCGG GAATATCTTGCCAGATTTAAAGGATTGATACTTACCTGCAATGGGCTTGGCATCAGTCAATCGCCAACAAG GACACAGCAGCAACTGACAGAAACCAATGAGTTAACAGATAAATATGAG GAATAG
- the LOC122311701 gene encoding dnAJ-like protein slr0093 isoform X2, which yields MEGIDSSIQKDYYKVLEVDYDATEENIRLNYLRLALKWHPDKHKGDSAVTAKFQEINEAYKVLIDPDKRIDYDLTGIYEIDKYTLREYLARFKGLILTCNGLGISQSPTRYTT from the exons ATGGAAGGCATTGATAGTTCCATCCAAAAG GATTATTACAAAGTTTTAGAGGTTGATTATGATGCAACTGAGGAGAATATCAGATTAAATTACCTGAGGCTTGCACTG AAGTGGCATCCTGACAAGCACAAGGGTGACAGTGCTGTCACGGCAAAGTTCCAGGAGATCAATGAAGCTTACAAAG TGTTGATTGATCCTGATAAACGAATTGACTATGATCTAACCGGAATCTACGAGATTGATAAGTATACTTTGCGG GAATATCTTGCCAGATTTAAAGGATTGATACTTACCTGCAATGGGCTTGGCATCAGTCAATCGCCAACAAG GTACACCACATGA
- the LOC122311767 gene encoding prohibitin-1, mitochondrial isoform X2 produces MNLNNVKVPKMPSGGAASTLLRLGVIGALGLYGATNSLYNVEGGHRAIMFNRIVGVKDQVYAEGTHFMIPWFDRPVIYDVRAKPHLVESTSGSRDLQMVKIGLRVLTRPVPDQLPTIYRSLGENYNERVLPSIIHETLKAVVAQYNASQLITQREAVSRNIREILTARAANFNIALDDVSITSLTFGKEFTAAIEAKQVAAQEAERAKFIVEKAEQDKKSAVIRAQGEAKSAQLIGQAIANNPAFITLRKIEAAREIAHTVSNSANKVFLSSDDLLLNLQDMNLEPTGKK; encoded by the exons ATGAATTTGAACAATGTTAAAGTTCCGAAGATGCCTAGTGGTGGTGCAGCTTCTACTTTGCTTAGGCTAGGAGTTATTGGTGCACTAGGTTTGTACGGTGCTACCAACAGTCTCTACAATGTTGAGGGAGGGCATCGAGCCATCATGTTCAATCGTATAGTTGGTGTCAAAGACCAG GTTTATGCTGAAGGGACACACTTTATGATTCCATGGTTTGATAGGCCAGTGATCTATGATGTCCGTGCAAAACCCCATCTAGTGGAGAGTACTTCTGGGAGCCGTGACCTCCAGATG GTTAAAATCGGGCTTCGAGTTCTAACCCGTCCTGTGCCAGACCAGTTACCGACAATTTATCGAAGCCTTGGTGAGAATTATAACGAAAGGGTCCTGCCTTCAATTATTCATGAAACTTTGAAAGCTGTTGTTGCTCAGTATAACGCCAGCCAACTTATTACTCAAAGAGAG GCTGTTAGTAGGAATATTCGGGAAATTTTGACTGCAAGAGCAGCCAATTTCAATATTGCGTTGGATGATGTTTCAATCACAAGCTTAACTTTTGGGAAGGAGTTCACAGCTGCAATTGAAGCCAAACAGGTGGCTGCACAAGAAGCTGAGAGGGCTAAATTTATTGTCGAAAAAGCTGAACAAGACAAGAAAAGTGCTGTTATCAGAGCACAG GGTGAGGCCAAGAGTGCACAGCTCATCGGTCAAGCAATTGCCAATAATCCAGCATTCATCACTCTCAGGAAGATTGAAGCTGCCAGAGAAATTGCACATACCGTCTCGAATTCAGCCAACAAAGTTTTCCTGAGTTCGGATGATTTGTTGCTGAACCTTCAGGATATGAATTTGGAGCCTACTGGgaagaaataa